Part of the bacterium genome, GTCATCGAAGGTGAGAGCCAGCATCCGGGGCGTCTGGGGTGGGGTCGCCGCCGGCACGGTGGGCACGGCCGTCGCTGTCTCCAGCAGGGCCTGGCCGCTGAGCAGCCCCACCTGCAGCCGCTGCGAGCCCACGACGGCGGGGGGAAGGGTGCCGCTGGTCCCCGGCGGCGACAGAAGCCGAGTCTGCTCGCGCACCGGTTCGTACACGTTGGCGGCCGGAGCCACACAGAGCGAGTCGCCGCGACTCACCGCGGCGTCGAGCGCCAGGGGCTGTCCGCCCCGCAGCACCCGCGGGGGCAGGCCGCCGCCCTGGTGGAGCAGGCCACCCCGCAGGTGGAGCAGGTCGCCGGGCTCCGGGCGCACGCCGCCGGCGCGGAGAGCCTGGGCCGCTGTCGCCCCCCGGCCCACACGGCACGAGGCGTCCCCGACACTCAGCCGGATGGGCCGGGCGACGACCGTCAGGAGCGCGAGTACCAGCAGATAGCCGGCGAACGCCAAAACGACGCCTTCAAGGCGGCGAAGGCGTCGTCGAGATCGGGACACGGCGAAGGTGGTCGGGAGCGACGGTATGCTGTGTTCGAGGGCTGCCTTGCTCGGCATCCGGTCCGCCCGGCTACTTGGTGTTGACGAAGGCGCGATGTTGCGGCCGGTTCCAGTCAGTCTTCACACCGAAGATGTCCAGCATGGGCCTGATGGGCACGAAGGTGCGATTGTCGATGCGGTAGCTGGCGCGGCCGAGGCTGCGCTTCTCGCCGTTGACGTAGACGCGGGCGCTGCCGGGGACGACCCGCACCTTGACCCCGTTACGCTCCACCGTCAGGTAGCTGGCCGTCGGGCCCCAGACCATGCTGCCGCCGATGTGGCGCATCAGGTCGGTGAGTGTGATGTAGACACGGCCACCACTCATGAACCCGTGCTTCTCCAGATCCGCCTCACGGTTGTTGAAGAAGACGACTTCGCGCAGCATGACCTTGCGGCGGACCTTGGTGAAGGCTGCCTGGTCGCTTTTGCTCTGCTGCAGGATGATGTTGGCTGTGGCGTCATTGGCCACGTGCAGCGGCAAGTTGCCGCTACTGAAGGCCAGCCTCGTGCCGTCGAGAGCCTCCAGGCGGACGGCGTGTGTACCGTCAGAGAGCTTCGTGGTATCCACGGTCACCTCGGGCCGGGCATCGAAGCTGACGGTGAGGGGCTTGTCGTCAAGATAGTAGGTGGAGCTGAGGCCGGCGGTCAGGGCTTCGGCGGGGGACAGGGTGATACTGCCCTGTACGACCGCGCCCTCAGGGGTCCTCATCAGGGGAGCGACACTGGTGACCTGGAGGGCCAGGGCGCCCGCCCCGCCGAGCACGCAGGTGCCGGCCCAGGCCGTGCCCAACCCGCACGACACGAGGATGAGGCAGAGACAGACGTGACGTTGCCGCATGATCGTGACCTCTCGCGGCGGGCGACGCCGCAGGACATTACCGCCAACTCGCTGCGACGCTGGCAATATATCATAGGCGACAGCGCGAAGTCAAAAGACGGTTGTGGCGCCCTAGCGCCCGAAGATCATCCGGTTCAGGCCGATGAGGCCCAGCGCGGCCAGGAGCACGGCAGCGGTCAGCACCATGCTCAGCAGGATCGGCGGCCCGTGCAGGTCGGGCGGGGCCACGGCCTCGTCGAGAACCAGGAACTCGCCGACGCGCTTGCTCTGCTGCTCCTGGACGAGCGCCACCGCCAGGGACTGCTTGAGGGCGGCCAGCGCCTGGAACTGGACCTCCTCGTCCTGCTTGAGGACCGCGAAGTTGCGCGCGACCGGCGGCAGAGCAGCCAGCTCGCCCCGGGCGACGCCCAGGAGGGACGCGAGGCGAGAACCGCGGGCGCGGGCCCCGGCCAGCGTGACCTCCAGGTCCACAACCTGCCCCACGACCTTCTCGTACGTGGGATTGGCGCCCTGAGCCACTTCCTTGTGCACATCTTCCTTGAGCTGGGCAAGCTGCCGCTCGCAGGACTCCAGGGCGGTGCTGATCTGGACGACGTCACGGTTCTGGCGCGTCTTGCCCTGCGCCTCCTGCGTGGCCAGCTCGATCCGCAGGTCGGCGATCTTCTGCTCGACCTGCGCGATGATCGGGTTGCGCATCTCGACGACGCTGGAGACGCGCATGCTATCCACGCCGCGGAGCTGCCCCCGGGCCTTGGCTAGCGAGCTCTGGGCCTCGGCGATCTTGGCGCGAGCCTCGGCCTCGCCCTGCTCCAGGGCCTTGATGCGATCCGTCACCATGGCGGCCTTGGAGTCCGGGTCCAGCAGTGCGTGGCCCCGCTGCAGCCGCTCGATGCCTGTCTCGGCCTGGGCCAGTTGCCCCAGGACATGCCGCTCGGCACTCTCAATGAACTCGCGCTTCTTGCGCGCCTCGCTAACGCTCGTCTCCGTCACGTATTGCTGCAGCTCGATCAGGTAGTCATTGGCGAGGGCGGCGCACAGTTGCCGTGCCTCCTCGCGCTTGAGCACGCGACTCACGCTGGCGCGCAGCCTCGTATAGCCGCGACAGGTGACGGTGACGCTGAAACCCTCGGTGCCGATGGCGGCGATCTTGGCCATGCGCGCCAGGACCTCTTCAGCCTCGATGTCCGGGATGCGGAGGCGCTGGCCGAGCTGCTCTTTCCCGACCAGCTTGGCCCGCATCAGGCGGCTGGACAGGATGGCCTGCAGGCGCTCCTGGGTGGGCTTGAGCTTGCTCGTCTCGGTCTCGCCGGGGATGGCCGCGGAACTGCGCAGCATCGTGGACAGCAGCTCGGCGGGGTCGCTCACGAAGAACGAGCTGGTGGCGCTGTAGGTGCTCGGCCACAGCAACGCCACGAGGCCGCCGGCCAGCAGCCCGGCGGCGATGCTGACGGTCAGCACGCCCCACCAGGAGAACACGTTGAAGCTCTTGCTACGGTTGGCCCACGCCACGGTAATGATGCCTCGTTTTCGCGCCTTAGAAGACCAGAGCGGCCGTCGCGATGGTGATGATGCTGCGCAGCCACTGCTGCCACGAGTTTTCGGTGTGCACGGTCCGCACGATGTACGTGGTCGGCACCACGATGACGTCGCCGGGCTCGATGGCGTCCTTGAGCCCGATGGGGGCCGCCGCGCCGTTGGGGTGGATGACCACGAGACGCTTCTGGGCGGCGTCTTCGCGCAGCCCACCGGCCTCGGCGATGTACTGGCGGCACCGGTACGCCTCGACGTAGGGCACTGCGCCGGAGCGCGGCACCGCGCCCAGCACGGTGACGGTGTTCATGCGCCGCGGGACGACCAGGTTGTCGCCCGCCTCGAGCTCAATGTTGCCGGCCTTGCCGTTGCTGGCCAGCAACTCCTTGCCCGCCACCGGGATCGCCGTCACCATGTCCTCGGACCGCACCGGCCGCGGGGGCAGCACGATGCTGGCCGCGCCGGGGGAGATGAGTGTGGACAGGTTCTGGGCGATGGAGGTGCTCATGGCCGCCGCCTGCGTGCCCTGGCCTACCTGCATCGGCGCCTGACCGGACTCGCGGTTGGTGGCCGCCAGAATGCGGCTGAGGTCCTCGATCTGCGCCGGGTCGGTGGTCAGATCGCGATGGCGGTAGATGACCATGCCATTGGGGTTGGCATCGGGCAGCAGACCGCCGCTATCGCGCAGCAGGTCCATCACGGTGTAGGCGTGGTCGCGGTCGCGGCGCAGGGCGAAGCTGCCGGGGTGTTCCACGCGCCCTTGCAGCACCACCACGTCGGCCTGCCCCTGGAACTCGCCACGACCGATGATCGAGACGCTGTCGCCTTCGCCCAGCGCCATGTCCGGCTCGATCCGGAAGGCGTCGGGGGTGCCCGTCAGCGCCAGGCGTACGGGCTGGGGCATGCCCTCGAAGCGTCCGGGAATCACCTCGACGTCCGGCCCGGCGCCCGGCTTGAGGCCCCCGGCGGCAAAGATCAGGTCGCTGACCTTCATGCCCTCGCGGCGGGGGTACTTACCCGGGCGACGCACATAGCCGGTGATCTGCACTTCGGGAGCGGGCAGCGCATCGGCCTGGGTGGCGATCTTCAGGATGTCCCCGCGCGCCAACTCCAGGTCCCTGGCCCCGTCGCCCTGCAACGCCGCCTTCAGGTCCACGGCGATGATCTGGTAGGACTGGTCCGGGGTCAGGCGCAGCAGGTCCGCCCGGCCCAGGTAGGCTTCAGGGAGCACGTCACCCGCCAGTAGCACCAGTTGGCTGACCCGCATCTTGATGGCGAAGGGATAGGTGCCCGGGTGGGCCACCGCCCCGTCAATCTTGATCTCCTGCGCCGGCTCGACGGCCTGCTGGGCCAGGATCTCGACCTCGTCCTTGGGCTGCAGCGGGATCGGGGTTGGGTTGTCGCCATACATCTGCTCGGAGACATTGAACGGGATGAGCGTGTAGTGGCGGTCGTAGTCCATGCGGCGCAGCAGACCGGTGGCCATGTGGGCATTCCACGCCAGGCCCTCGGCCGACCGCAGCAAGCTGGAGACGGTCGCATCGGGCGTCCACGGGTAGTAGCCCGGCCGCTTGACGGCGCCCATCAGCTCAATCGTGTTGTCCCCGCGCGCGAGGATGCTCTTGACGATCAGCAGATCGCCGTCCTGCAGCGGCCGCTTCAGGGCGGCGCCGTTGGGGTCGCCGCAGTCCAGCGTGCTCAGGATCCAGTCCGCGCGCTTCTCGCCGCGCCACAGGTGCACCAGCGGCGCGTACGCGCTGGGCTTCATCCCTCCGGCCAGTGCGAGCGCCTGGCCGACGGTCAGCGCGTCCTTGACTTCGTAGCGGGCCGGGCGGCGCACTTCGCCGATCAGGCCCACCTCGGCGCTGACGGGGGGGATGAAGAGGCTGTCGCCGGGCGCCAGCACGACATCAGCCTCGCGCTGGCCGGTCAGCAGGTAGTCGTACAGGTCAATCTCCACAGCGGCGCGGCCCACGCGGTTCAGGCGGATCTTGCGGTACGAGCCGATCTCCGACGGCCCGCCGGCGGCGTACAGCGCCGACAGCACGGTCGCCATGCCGGCCAGTGTGTACTTCCCCGGCCGTGTCGCGTCGCCGGTGACGAACACCTCGATGGTGCGCTGCTCGGACACAACCAGCGTCACCTTCGGGTCGGTGAAGAAGCGGGTGTACTGCTGGGCGAGGGTCTGGCGGAGTTGCTCGATCGTCTGCCCGGACGCCGTGACCCGCCCGACCTGCGGCAGGATCACGAAACCTTCCGGGGTGATGGTCACCGTCTGCTTGACCTGCTCGAAGTCCCGCGCCCACACACTCAGGTCGAGCGTGTCGCCGGGGCCGAGCAGGTAGTTGGGTGGAACGGGAAGATTGGCGACCGGCGTGGTGGCGGCGCGGTTCATCGCGCCCTGCCGCGGGGTCCCCGCCGGCGGGGCCGGCACCACGCCCTGGTCGGTAGCAGTAACCGTAGTGAACAGACTGGCGCCGAAGCGCGGCAAGCCCTCGAACAGGACCTGCGGAGACTTGGCCTGCTCGGGCCGTTCCGGCTCGGCGGCCACCGGCGGCGGAGGCGGCTCGACCGGCGCCGGGGGCTGGGCGTGCAGGACGGTGCAGACGAGCAGGAGGGGGACGAGCCACGACATGAACTTGGGCATAAGCCTACGCTCCCCGACGCTGTCACGACCACGCCGGATGGGATGCATCTCCTGGGCCTGATATGCAACTTCGGCAGGCAGAGTGCGAATCCTTCTGCTGTTTTTGTGGCGGACCGACAAAAGCAAAGCCCGCCGCCGGGAGGCCTCGGGCGTGCGGGCATGGATGGGTCGGCTTGTCAAGCGGCTGGACGACCGGCGCATTATACATGTCTTGGCGCGGTTGTACAACCAGGGCGGACACCAGAACGTGTCCACGGACCGTTCAGAGAGCGACAAAGGGGTAGTGCGGGCTTCCAGCCCGCCCCGGGCTGGCCTACTGCTTGGGCCACGTGAGCACCACTCCCGGCTGCCCGCCGACCTGCTGGCGAGTGACGGTGAGGTCCAGCACCGCCCCGGTGGGGTCCTGGCGACGGTACTCACCGTTCGCGTCCGCCGGGTCGGCCAGGATATGCGTGAGCGGCCCCAGCATGAACAGGGGCATCCTCATCACACGCTCCCACTGGTTCGGGCCCCTCTGGTACCAGACCGTCGTGTAGCCCTCCTCGTCCAGCCCGGCCATGACCCCATCTGCGCCTTCCCGCAGCGCCTTGCCAAAGATGGTATTGAGCATGCGGTCGCGGACGTCGCCCTCCAGCGGCCCGGCGTCGCGCAGGTAGGCTTCCTCCGCGGGGAGCGGACGAGGCGTCACGACGACCAGCGGGTCCAGCAAGCGCTGTGGACCGAACTCGACACCCTCGGCGCTGAAGGTCAGGACATCGTTGCCCACGCCACGCAGCAACATGCTCTCGCCCGCCGCCACGCGGACTTGCGTTTCCCGGTCGGCGAGCCACCGCCCCTCCTCCGCCATCTTGTCGGGCCTGTCTCCGACGGCGCGCCCGGCGTAGAAGGCCGTCTGCCCCAGCAGCGTGAGGCTATCGTCCGCGTTGCGGCGCGGGGTGAGGGTGAGACGCAGGACGCGGACGCGCGTGAGCAGGTCAGGTGGCCCGTTCTCCGCGCGGCGCGCGTAGTACGGCATGGCCTCGACGAACGTCATGGCGGTGCTGGCGTTGTTGCCGACCGTCACGGACGCCGTCAGCGGGGCCGAGTTGGTTGCGGGGTCGGCCAGCAGCTTCGTGCTGTCACCGTGGGCGAAGTAGAGCCGCAGCCGCTCATCCTCCCGGTCGTCGGCGCGGCAGCTCCAGTCCACGCCCGGCAGCTTCGCGGCGCGCGCCGGTTCGAGTGAGAGAACGCTCACCTCCAGCCCCAGTCGCACGGTCGGCTTGTCGAGCAGGCCCATGATCTCCCGCAGCTTGCCGATGGCTTCCTCGGTGCCGGTGACCTTCAGCGAATTGCGCCACAGGAGTGCCGTCGGTGGGCCGGCGAGGCCGGTGGGCAGCATCTTGCCCAGTCCTGCCCCGGCGGCGGACGGCGGCGGCGCAGGGCTGACCTCGACGAAGCTCTGCCAGTGCCAGGCCGTACGCGACACATCCGCAACGGCTTGGATCGCGTAGCGCAGGGCGACCTGCTCGAGGGGTTCGGGGGCAGGCGGAGGGGCAGGCGGTCCGCCGGAGGCGAACAGGGCGGCGATCTCGATGGCGCTCTGGTGCCACAGGGGTATCTCCCGCGTGACCTGTTCCTGCGCAGTGACGAACGAGACCGCGGACAACAGGAGTGAGGTGAGCAGCAGCGGCCGAGCCATGGCAGAACCCTCCCGGGGGCTACTTCGCGGCGTGCCGACGCTGCTACCAACACCCGCCGGGACGATTGGTTCCGCATCAGAGCGGGGTGTCGCCGGAGGCGGTGCGGTGTTACGCTGCGCGTGACACCCGCACTGCCGCTGCCGCCCTACTCCCTAATCAGCCGCCGGATGACCCCGCACGCCTCCACCAGCCGCTCCTGCATAGCCCCGTTCAGCGGCACCGTGTCGCGGAAGATCAACTCGACAAAGTTGCCCTGTGTCAGTTCCAGGCTCTCGCGGATCGTGGCCGCGAAGTCGGCCGGGGCGAAGGTCGGC contains:
- a CDS encoding SLBB domain-containing protein, translating into MPKFMSWLVPLLLVCTVLHAQPPAPVEPPPPPVAAEPERPEQAKSPQVLFEGLPRFGASLFTTVTATDQGVVPAPPAGTPRQGAMNRAATTPVANLPVPPNYLLGPGDTLDLSVWARDFEQVKQTVTITPEGFVILPQVGRVTASGQTIEQLRQTLAQQYTRFFTDPKVTLVVSEQRTIEVFVTGDATRPGKYTLAGMATVLSALYAAGGPSEIGSYRKIRLNRVGRAAVEIDLYDYLLTGQREADVVLAPGDSLFIPPVSAEVGLIGEVRRPARYEVKDALTVGQALALAGGMKPSAYAPLVHLWRGEKRADWILSTLDCGDPNGAALKRPLQDGDLLIVKSILARGDNTIELMGAVKRPGYYPWTPDATVSSLLRSAEGLAWNAHMATGLLRRMDYDRHYTLIPFNVSEQMYGDNPTPIPLQPKDEVEILAQQAVEPAQEIKIDGAVAHPGTYPFAIKMRVSQLVLLAGDVLPEAYLGRADLLRLTPDQSYQIIAVDLKAALQGDGARDLELARGDILKIATQADALPAPEVQITGYVRRPGKYPRREGMKVSDLIFAAGGLKPGAGPDVEVIPGRFEGMPQPVRLALTGTPDAFRIEPDMALGEGDSVSIIGRGEFQGQADVVVLQGRVEHPGSFALRRDRDHAYTVMDLLRDSGGLLPDANPNGMVIYRHRDLTTDPAQIEDLSRILAATNRESGQAPMQVGQGTQAAAMSTSIAQNLSTLISPGAASIVLPPRPVRSEDMVTAIPVAGKELLASNGKAGNIELEAGDNLVVPRRMNTVTVLGAVPRSGAVPYVEAYRCRQYIAEAGGLREDAAQKRLVVIHPNGAAAPIGLKDAIEPGDVIVVPTTYIVRTVHTENSWQQWLRSIITIATAALVF
- a CDS encoding copper amine oxidase N-terminal domain-containing protein, which encodes MRQRHVCLCLILVSCGLGTAWAGTCVLGGAGALALQVTSVAPLMRTPEGAVVQGSITLSPAEALTAGLSSTYYLDDKPLTVSFDARPEVTVDTTKLSDGTHAVRLEALDGTRLAFSSGNLPLHVANDATANIILQQSKSDQAAFTKVRRKVMLREVVFFNNREADLEKHGFMSGGRVYITLTDLMRHIGGSMVWGPTASYLTVERNGVKVRVVPGSARVYVNGEKRSLGRASYRIDNRTFVPIRPMLDIFGVKTDWNRPQHRAFVNTK